In Gouania willdenowi chromosome 17, fGouWil2.1, whole genome shotgun sequence, one DNA window encodes the following:
- the mrnip gene encoding MRN complex-interacting protein, whose amino-acid sequence MSQVFHCVRCFRCDSFQVQQVKKVNKWSCKMCGIKQSLLKEYGRGSGADCRRQVQKLNAMRGAKLEECNNGVQCEQTEEQVRPAQSSRWNKYLDSPEEAEPEDDLNQSMHLHSNNTSHSGIMKGNSDNRPTLPQSMKPLNYNQSLSFDCQAHGQSLRPTGASTDGDITSRPRPLLPVSMFESGEDFSSDIF is encoded by the exons ATGTCGCAGGTGTTTCACTGTGTCAGGTGTTTCAGGTGCGACAGCTTCCAGGTCCAACAG GTTAAGAAAGTAAACAAATGGAGCTGTAAAATGTGTGGAATAAAACAGTCTCTGCTAAAG GAGTATGGGCGGGGCTCTGGAGCTGACTGCAGACGTCAGGTTCAAAAGTTAAATGCCATGCGAGGAGCCAAATTGGAGGAGTGCAACAACGGGGTGCAATG tgAGCAGACAGAGGAACAGGTGAGACCTGCTCAAAGCAGTCGCTGGAACAAATACTTGGACTCACCTGAAGAGGCGGAGCCTGAGGATGACCTGAATCAGAGCATGCATCTCCATAGCAACAACACTAGTCACAG TGGGATCATGAAGGGAAACTCAGACAACAGACCTACACTTCCACAG TCTATGAAACCTTTAAACTACAATCAATCCCTCAGTTTTGACTGTCAGGCTCATGGACAGAGCCTGAGACCAACTGGAGCCTCGACTGACGGTGACATCACCAGCAGACCCCGCCCTCTGCTTCCTGTTTCCATGTTCGAAAGTGGTGAAGATTTCAGCAGTGACATTTTCTGA